A genomic stretch from Lottiidibacillus patelloidae includes:
- a CDS encoding AtpZ/AtpI family protein, with the protein MQNQNRNPFKAMALMSVILSQLVGATLVGVFGGIWLDGQIHTKPLFLVIGLLLGLAAGVYSTIRLVNRYLGDEE; encoded by the coding sequence TTGCAAAATCAAAATCGCAATCCTTTTAAAGCGATGGCATTGATGAGTGTGATTCTATCGCAATTAGTCGGAGCAACACTTGTTGGTGTGTTCGGCGGGATTTGGCTTGATGGTCAAATACATACGAAACCGTTATTTCTTGTCATTGGCTTACTTCTCGGACTAGCAGCAGGCGTCTATAGTACAATTCGTCTAGTTAATCGTTATTTAGGAGACGAAGAATAA
- a CDS encoding ATP synthase subunit I, which translates to MTEYEITFKRYLSLNLFALSIFIAGWAITPYDTVFLGLLLGGSGSLYNLWQMYRKTNKLGNAAANKQKQPTLGSLSRLMTGGLAALIALRYPETFHLVSVVVGLMASYIIIFIDFLSFQTLRRKRGE; encoded by the coding sequence ATGACAGAATACGAAATCACATTCAAGCGCTACCTTAGTTTGAACTTGTTCGCACTATCAATTTTTATTGCTGGTTGGGCAATAACACCTTATGATACCGTTTTCCTCGGATTATTGTTAGGTGGATCTGGAAGTTTGTACAACCTCTGGCAGATGTACAGAAAAACGAACAAATTAGGAAATGCCGCTGCGAATAAGCAGAAGCAACCAACGTTAGGATCTTTGTCTCGTCTAATGACTGGTGGATTAGCTGCTTTAATTGCACTGCGTTATCCGGAAACCTTCCACTTGGTAAGTGTGGTAGTGGGGCTGATGGCTAGCTACATTATCATCTTCATAGATTTTTTATCTTTTCAAACGCTACGAAGGAAGAGAGGTGAATAA